ATGGAATACATAAAGCGCTCCTGTGACTACTATGCGAACGAGAGCAATCGCCCTCGGCCACGCGCTTGCTCTTATGCGGATACGGCGAGCTTCTTTTTGGGGTCAAAGAAAGGTTTCTCGACAACAATGGCCCGAGCTGATCCGCTGGCGGTACGCACTTCCAGCTCTGTTCCAAGCTCGGCATATTCAACCGCCACCATCGCCAGCGCAATATTCTGCTCCAGGCGCGGGGAGTAAACAGCGGAGGTTACTTTACCGATGGTTTCGCCATTGTGCTCAAGCGGCCAGAAAGAAGTGTTTGGCCCTTTCAGTGGCGCGGCGTCAATCCATAGCCCAACCTGTTTACGGCTCACACCTTGGGCCTGGATGCGCTGCAAAGCAGCTTTGCCAATAAAGTCGGCCTTCATGTCCAGGGCTACTAGACGATCCATGCCCAATTCGTAAGGGTTGGTATGCATGTCCGCATCCGCATGATAGGAAAGCATGCCACCTTCGATGCGACGGATTGACGACGTATGCCCAGGCTGCAAACCAAAGGGCCGCCCTGCTGCCATGATGGTCTCCCAGAGTTCATCTCCCCGCGAACCATCACGCAAATAGAGCTCGTAACCCAGTTCACTCGACCAGCCGGTTCGCGACACAACCAGCGGAATTCCGTTCAGCTCAACCTCGCGCAACCAGAAGTAGCGAAGATCCATGATGCTGTCACCAAACAGTACCTTCATCACGTCACCGGAGCGTGGCCCCTGTAACTGCAAAGGAGAGACATCCGGTTCGTTGATCGCCACATCCAGCTCAGAGTAAACAGCAAGCCCCTGCG
This genomic window from Halomonas sp. TD01 contains:
- a CDS encoding glycine cleavage T C-terminal barrel domain-containing protein; amino-acid sequence: MPDATLNKVVSINKEDDFGFGTQIRKSPYFDATVRWGATAFSVYNHMYIPRAFGDPEQNFWNLVNDAILCDVAAERQVEITGPDAAEFVQMMTPRDLSSMAVGQCKYILMTNAEGGILNDPILLRLAENHFWISLADSDMLLWAQGLAVYSELDVAINEPDVSPLQLQGPRSGDVMKVLFGDSIMDLRYFWLREVELNGIPLVVSRTGWSSELGYELYLRDGSRGDELWETIMAAGRPFGLQPGHTSSIRRIEGGMLSYHADADMHTNPYELGMDRLVALDMKADFIGKAALQRIQAQGVSRKQVGLWIDAAPLKGPNTSFWPLEHNGETIGKVTSAVYSPRLEQNIALAMVAVEYAELGTELEVRTASGSARAIVVEKPFFDPKKKLAVSA